One region of Micromonospora lupini genomic DNA includes:
- a CDS encoding GNAT family N-acetyltransferase — translation MTDVIFREAVRADLPAVIALLADDVLGKARDFTEVDEAYERAFADISADPRNLLIVAEQGGELVGCLQITYIPGLGRHGAERSLIEAVRVRSDRRGQGLGRELMTWAVDQARERGCALVQLTTDKTRADAHRFYLSLGFVASHEGMKLPL, via the coding sequence ATGACCGACGTGATCTTTCGGGAGGCGGTACGCGCCGACCTGCCCGCCGTCATCGCCCTGCTCGCCGACGACGTCCTGGGCAAGGCCCGCGACTTCACCGAGGTGGACGAGGCGTATGAGCGGGCGTTCGCCGACATCAGCGCCGACCCGCGAAACCTGCTGATCGTCGCCGAGCAGGGCGGCGAGCTGGTCGGGTGCCTTCAGATCACCTACATTCCGGGCCTCGGCCGGCACGGCGCCGAGCGGTCCCTGATCGAGGCGGTGCGGGTCCGCTCGGACCGACGCGGTCAGGGGCTGGGTCGGGAGCTGATGACCTGGGCCGTCGACCAGGCCCGCGAGCGTGGCTGCGCCCTGGTGCAGCTCACCACCGACAAGACCCGCGCCGACGCGCACCGCTTCTACCTGAGCCTCGGCTTCGTGGCCAGCCACGAGGGCATGAAGCTCCCCCTCTGA
- a CDS encoding ABC transporter ATP-binding protein, with the protein MVVAGAAGFGGGSATPADEVVRVSGVSRTFGRGEHAVQAVRDVSFSANRGELVAIRGRSGAGKTTLLNLIGGLDRPDSGQVVVAGHEVTSAGEAELLRLRRGTVGFVFQTFGLVPILSAAENVGVPLRLAQVPAAEREQRVAVLLELVGLGGHAAQRPYELSGGQQQRVAVARALANEPDLLIADEPTGQLDSETGRSIMDLLRAVVHARGMTALVATHDPALIDLADRVLVLRDGRLVDD; encoded by the coding sequence ATGGTGGTGGCCGGAGCGGCCGGGTTCGGCGGCGGCTCCGCGACGCCTGCGGACGAGGTGGTGCGGGTCAGCGGCGTGAGCCGGACCTTCGGGCGCGGCGAGCACGCCGTGCAGGCGGTACGGGATGTCTCGTTCAGCGCCAACCGTGGTGAACTCGTCGCCATCCGGGGTCGCTCCGGGGCCGGCAAGACCACCTTGCTGAACCTCATCGGCGGCCTGGACCGGCCGGACAGCGGCCAGGTAGTGGTGGCCGGGCACGAGGTGACCTCGGCCGGGGAGGCCGAGCTGCTGCGGCTGCGCCGGGGCACCGTCGGGTTCGTGTTCCAGACCTTCGGGTTGGTGCCGATCCTCTCCGCCGCCGAGAACGTCGGCGTGCCGTTGCGACTGGCGCAGGTGCCGGCCGCGGAGCGGGAACAGCGCGTAGCGGTGCTGCTGGAGCTGGTGGGGCTGGGCGGGCACGCGGCGCAGCGCCCGTACGAGCTGTCCGGCGGGCAGCAGCAGCGAGTGGCGGTCGCCCGCGCGCTCGCCAACGAGCCGGACCTGCTCATCGCCGACGAACCCACCGGCCAGCTCGACTCGGAGACCGGCCGCTCCATCATGGACCTGCTGCGCGCGGTGGTGCACGCCCGTGGCATGACGGCCCTGGTGGCCACGCACGACCCGGCCCTGATCGACCTCGCCGACCGGGTGCTCGTCCTGCGCGACGGCCGTCTGGTCGACGACTGA
- a CDS encoding ABC transporter ATP-binding protein codes for MTVTAQTPLVPDLAALHQRAAQRAAERAGGQDRLRGHIVCDGLVRIFKTEGVEVVALQGLDLVIDRGELVAIVGASGSGKSTLLNILSGLDTPTAGIARVADYDLLSLSAKRRLSYRRELVGFVWQQTGRNLLPYLTALENVELPMQLAGKRGGKARRERARELLDMVGVGYCADRRPGQLSGGEQQRVAVAVAVANDPEVLFADEPTGELDEATGAEVFAALRTINAELGVTIVVVTHDHAVATQVRRTVAIRDGRTASEVRRTARVDADGNTELVSEEYAVLDRNGRMQLPAAFVDALSLKERVRLDLEPDHVQVRPGDRATDEREARA; via the coding sequence ATGACCGTTACCGCACAGACTCCACTGGTGCCCGACCTGGCCGCCCTGCACCAGAGAGCCGCGCAGCGCGCCGCCGAGCGGGCCGGCGGGCAGGACCGACTTCGCGGGCACATCGTCTGCGACGGTCTGGTGCGCATCTTCAAGACCGAGGGAGTGGAGGTCGTCGCCCTGCAGGGTCTGGATCTGGTCATCGACAGGGGTGAGCTGGTGGCGATCGTCGGCGCGTCCGGCTCGGGCAAGTCGACCCTGCTCAACATCCTCTCCGGTCTGGACACGCCGACCGCCGGCATCGCCCGGGTGGCCGACTACGACCTCCTCTCGCTGTCGGCCAAGCGGCGGCTGAGCTACCGGCGCGAGCTGGTCGGGTTCGTCTGGCAGCAGACCGGCCGCAACCTGCTGCCGTACCTGACCGCGTTGGAGAACGTCGAGTTGCCGATGCAGTTGGCCGGCAAGCGCGGCGGCAAGGCCCGCCGGGAGCGGGCCCGGGAGTTGCTCGACATGGTCGGCGTGGGCTACTGCGCGGATCGCCGGCCGGGTCAGCTCAGCGGCGGCGAGCAGCAGCGGGTCGCGGTGGCGGTGGCGGTGGCCAACGACCCGGAGGTGCTCTTCGCCGACGAGCCGACAGGCGAACTGGACGAGGCCACCGGCGCGGAGGTCTTCGCGGCGCTGCGCACCATCAACGCCGAACTGGGCGTGACCATCGTGGTCGTCACCCACGACCACGCGGTGGCCACCCAGGTCCGCCGGACCGTCGCGATCCGCGACGGCCGAACCGCCTCCGAGGTACGCCGGACCGCGCGCGTCGACGCGGACGGCAACACCGAACTGGTCAGCGAGGAGTACGCGGTGCTGGACCGCAACGGCCGGATGCAGCTGCCGGCAGCGTTCGTCGACGCGCTGTCGCTGAAGGAGCGGGTCCGGCTCGATCTGGAGCCCGACCACGTGCAGGTACGGCCCGGTGACCGGGCCACGGACGAGCGGGAGGCACGGGCGTGA